The proteins below come from a single Brevundimonas sp. LM2 genomic window:
- a CDS encoding trehalose-6-phosphate synthase, which yields MSRLIVVSNRVSAPVDPAAGSAGGLAMALSAALKKYDGLWFGWSGETVEHFTGDLKYEDRAGVTVALVDLEAQDVEEYYNGYANKTLWPLFHHRVDLTAYERSYGEGYERVNRRFAEVLAPLIQPDDVLWIHDYHLIPMARDLRRLGIKNRIGFFLHTPWPVRQLLVTLPHHRRLVESLFAYDLIGFQTQEWLDLFRDYVISEARGELAGYGGLEAFGRRVRVGVFPIGIDVEGFIDARNSREGTRTYDRMAASSAFRSMMVGVDRLDYSKGLEERMLGYEQFLHDNADMRGDVFLVQVTPISRDDVDTYQDIRARLDALAGRINGEYADMDWQPIRYLNRSYRRDQLAGIYRAARVCLVTPLRDGMNLVAKEFVAAQNPDDPGVLILSRFAGAAEQMGEALLVNPFSREELSDAIQKALTMPLEERVRKWESLMQVVRDTDVGIWRDDFVGTLNDVEITGDDAAPFDHDRADAA from the coding sequence ATGAGCCGCCTGATCGTCGTCTCCAACCGCGTCTCCGCCCCGGTCGATCCGGCGGCGGGCTCCGCCGGGGGCCTGGCCATGGCCCTGTCGGCCGCCCTGAAGAAATACGACGGCCTGTGGTTCGGCTGGTCCGGAGAAACGGTCGAGCATTTCACGGGCGACCTGAAATACGAGGACCGGGCCGGGGTGACCGTCGCCCTGGTCGATCTGGAAGCGCAGGATGTCGAGGAATACTACAACGGCTACGCCAACAAGACGCTGTGGCCGCTGTTCCATCATCGGGTCGATCTGACGGCGTACGAGCGGTCCTATGGCGAGGGCTATGAACGGGTCAATCGCCGCTTCGCCGAGGTCCTGGCCCCGCTGATCCAGCCGGACGACGTCCTGTGGATCCACGACTACCACCTGATCCCGATGGCGCGGGACCTGCGCCGCCTGGGGATCAAGAACCGGATCGGCTTCTTCCTGCACACGCCCTGGCCGGTGCGTCAGCTGCTGGTCACCCTGCCGCATCACCGGCGGCTGGTCGAAAGCCTGTTCGCCTACGACCTGATCGGCTTCCAGACCCAGGAATGGCTCGACCTGTTCCGCGACTATGTGATCTCCGAGGCGAGGGGAGAGCTGGCGGGCTACGGGGGGCTCGAGGCCTTCGGTCGTCGGGTTCGCGTCGGCGTCTTCCCCATCGGGATCGACGTGGAGGGCTTCATCGACGCCCGCAATTCGCGCGAGGGAACGCGCACCTATGACCGCATGGCGGCGTCGTCCGCCTTCCGCTCCATGATGGTCGGCGTCGACCGGCTCGACTACTCCAAGGGTCTGGAGGAACGCATGCTCGGCTACGAGCAGTTCCTGCACGACAACGCCGACATGCGGGGCGACGTCTTCCTGGTGCAGGTGACGCCGATCTCGCGTGACGACGTCGACACCTATCAGGACATCCGCGCCCGCCTCGACGCCCTGGCCGGACGGATCAACGGCGAATACGCCGACATGGACTGGCAGCCGATCCGCTATCTCAACCGCAGCTATCGCCGCGACCAGCTGGCCGGAATCTATCGCGCCGCCCGGGTCTGTCTGGTGACGCCGCTGCGCGACGGGATGAACCTGGTGGCCAAGGAGTTCGTGGCGGCCCAGAACCCGGACGATCCGGGTGTGCTGATCCTCTCCCGGTTCGCCGGGGCGGCCGAGCAGATGGGCGAGGCCCTGCTGGTCAATCCGTTCAGCCGCGAGGAGCTGTCCGACGCCATCCAGAAGGCCCTGACCATGCCGCTCGAGGAGCGTGTTCGGAAGTGGGAGTCCCTGATGCAGGTGGTCCGCGACACCGACGTCGGGATCTGGCGCGACGACTTCGTCGGCACCTTGAACGATGTCGAGATCACAGGCGATGACGCCGCCCCGTTCGATCATGATCGGGC